One Silene latifolia isolate original U9 population chromosome 4, ASM4854445v1, whole genome shotgun sequence DNA segment encodes these proteins:
- the LOC141651407 gene encoding uncharacterized protein LOC141651407, which translates to MQQKVLASGHFLFDNKPLIIRPWKPDIELEKEEIKNVPAWIRLNKLPLKFWGHSLKKISGLVGKYIKSDTATEEKTRLGFARVMVELQLGQSFPNKIKFFDERKQLVEVSIDYEWKSRLCTKCKQLGHEKENCRRTQKDTKSTDTISEVTPITSPMAATNGTISPIRQLRVTRQGLENVSRNLQVSPTYIEALCGSRSPKEGIAIDGKLMLKFGFWNVRGMNKEVKQREVLEYNAQLIHMSITDKYSQVQFFHTIVYAFNGVNERESLWSRLNFFGSSIQGPWTVCGDFNCVLLDDERLGGKVTNAESEPFQNCLDFCGLMDIQAIGAYYTWNNKQPPLRQGHIAGLIDVL; encoded by the exons ATGCAGCAAAAAGTTTTAGCCAGTGGTCACTTTTTATTTGATAATAAGCCTCTTATTATCAGACCTTGGAAACCAGATATTGAATTGGAGAAAGAAGAAATCAAAAATGTTCCTGCCTGGATAAGATTGAACAAATTACCTCTGAAATTTTGGGGACACAGTCTCAAAAAGATTTCTGGTTTGGTTGGCAAGTACATCAAAAGTGACACTGCAACAGAGGAAAAAACAAGGTTAGGATTTGCTCGTGTCATGGTGGAGCTACAATTAGGTCAATCCTTCCCCAATAAGATTAAATTCTTTGATGAAAGGAAGCAACTGGTTGAGGTCTCTATAGACTATGAGTGGAAATCTAGATTATGTACTAAATGCAAACAATTAGGGCATGAAAAGGAAAACTGCAGGAGGACTCAG AAGGACACAAAATCAACAGATACAATATCAGAAGTGACTCCCATAACCAGTCCTATGGCTGCCACTAATGGGACAATATCCCCTATCAGGCAGTTGAGGGTTACTAGACAGGGCCTTGAAAATGTGAGCAGAAATCTTCAGGTTTCTCCTACATATATTGAAGCTCTTTGTGGTTCCAGGTCTCCCAAGGAGGGCATTGCTATAGATGGAAAATTAATGCTTAAGTTTGGTTTTTGGAATGTGCGGGGGATGAATAAGGAAGTGAAGCAAAGGGAG GTTTTGGAGTACAATGCTCAACTTATTCATATGAGTATTACTGATAAGTATTCTCAGGTTCAATTTTTTCACACCATTGTTTATGCTTTCAATGGGGTCAATGAGAGGGAATCTCTTTGGTCCAGACTAAATTTTTTTGGGAGCTCTATTCAAGGGCCTTGGACTGTGTGTGGGGATTTTAATTGTGTTTTACTTGATGATGAAAGGCTAGGGGGTAAGGTGACCAATGCTGAATCTGAGCCTTTTCAGAATTGCCTGGATTTTTGTGGTTTAATGGATATTCAAGCTATAGGAGCTTATTACACTTGGAATAATAAGCAACCTCCCTTGAGACAAGGACATATAGCAGGATTGATAGATGTTTTGTGA